The following are encoded in a window of Mycobacterium vicinigordonae genomic DNA:
- a CDS encoding MlaD family protein, which translates to MKIRSTLWRLAISVAVAAVLFVLLANILSNPVAAQTRTYVAEFTDASGLHPDADVRVRGVRVGKVERVKLAQRNGQDVASVHLTLDKKYGVVSITRLAIKYQALTGQRYVDVQNASEGYSPADLVTNVPIAMTKPSFDITSLFNGLQPVLATVSPDELNNFTANAASFLSGDGGSIGPLLDSLHRFTSFVSDRQQVLATLMQNLAGIANGIDGQTKQFMHIVELLNQPVEATLTVLDEFRKSELYGPNFTEPVVRMLHNMGLKPGGDVDAAMDRAFKNLDNFFDAFKLVPVMWDNVPLPDEDPAAAAPCSKGPMQLPETMDILLNGTRVVLCNR; encoded by the coding sequence ATGAAGATCCGTTCGACTCTTTGGCGGCTCGCGATCAGCGTCGCCGTTGCGGCAGTGCTGTTCGTGCTACTAGCCAACATCCTGTCGAATCCCGTGGCAGCGCAGACGCGGACCTACGTTGCGGAGTTCACTGACGCGTCCGGATTGCACCCCGACGCCGACGTGCGTGTGCGTGGCGTGCGGGTGGGGAAGGTCGAACGCGTCAAACTCGCGCAGCGCAACGGTCAGGACGTCGCCTCGGTCCACCTGACCCTGGACAAGAAGTACGGCGTGGTATCGATTACCCGGCTGGCCATCAAGTACCAGGCGCTCACGGGACAACGTTACGTCGACGTGCAAAACGCGTCCGAGGGATATTCGCCAGCCGACTTGGTGACCAACGTGCCCATCGCCATGACGAAGCCGTCCTTCGATATCACGTCGCTGTTCAACGGCTTACAACCGGTGCTCGCCACAGTGAGTCCCGACGAGTTGAACAACTTCACTGCGAATGCCGCCTCGTTCCTCTCAGGCGACGGCGGAAGCATCGGTCCTCTCCTCGACAGCCTGCACCGGTTCACCAGCTTCGTCTCGGACCGGCAGCAGGTGCTGGCGACCTTGATGCAAAACCTCGCGGGCATCGCCAATGGAATCGACGGCCAAACGAAGCAATTCATGCACATCGTCGAACTATTGAATCAACCAGTGGAGGCCACGCTCACCGTGCTGGACGAATTCCGCAAGTCCGAGCTCTACGGGCCCAACTTCACCGAGCCCGTCGTCCGGATGTTGCACAACATGGGGTTGAAGCCGGGCGGCGACGTCGACGCCGCGATGGATCGCGCCTTCAAAAACCTCGACAACTTCTTCGATGCATTCAAGCTGGTGCCGGTGATGTGGGACAACGTCCCACTGCCGGACGAGGATCCTGCGGCTGCCGCACCTTGTTCCAAAGGCCCGATGCAACTGCCCGAGACCATGGACATTCTGCTGAACGGAACTCGAGTGGTGCTATGCAATCGTTAA
- a CDS encoding MlaD family protein, whose translation MQSLRKRRLLQHPTTWGAGAFAVATVVALVLAYSYVSPPWERIVTFYTDDSATMRPGDEVRIAGVRVGAVKDLSLEANQVRVRLRVDKTAHVGDQSNVDVRMLTVVGGYYVNIDSIGRAELGSNSAIPRERVTMPYSLIRALSDTTDVVQQVNPKPINESLNDIQAGLQGSNIQSLSAIVDAGNSIMSTIERQRGQITSILNVSNQYIDALTDYRDQLVPLVRKISIIVATLELYERGFAKAIDGLGDTVLSLKPVSDFYENHRQEFIEKVRQHQHRVREFVERNGVTIRVLHRLQNLFDRILNAQNARPALLATDLCIPTPGTPC comes from the coding sequence ATGCAATCGTTAAGGAAACGGCGACTCCTGCAGCACCCGACGACGTGGGGCGCGGGCGCCTTCGCCGTTGCCACGGTGGTCGCACTTGTGCTTGCCTACTCCTACGTTAGCCCTCCATGGGAGCGGATCGTCACCTTCTACACCGATGACTCAGCCACGATGAGACCGGGAGATGAAGTACGGATCGCCGGTGTGCGCGTCGGAGCGGTGAAAGACCTATCCCTGGAGGCCAACCAAGTGCGAGTTCGACTGCGCGTCGACAAGACCGCCCACGTCGGCGACCAATCGAACGTCGATGTCCGAATGCTCACCGTCGTCGGTGGCTACTACGTGAACATCGATTCCATCGGCCGTGCCGAACTCGGCTCGAACTCTGCGATACCTCGTGAACGAGTCACGATGCCGTACAGTCTCATTCGTGCTTTGAGCGACACGACGGACGTCGTGCAGCAAGTGAACCCTAAACCGATCAACGAGTCGCTCAACGACATTCAAGCGGGTCTTCAGGGCTCCAACATCCAGTCGCTCTCGGCAATCGTGGACGCCGGTAACTCGATCATGTCCACGATCGAACGACAGCGAGGACAGATCACGAGCATCCTGAACGTGTCAAACCAGTACATCGACGCCTTGACCGACTATCGAGACCAACTGGTGCCACTGGTCAGAAAGATCTCGATCATCGTTGCGACACTTGAGCTCTACGAAAGGGGATTCGCGAAGGCGATCGATGGTCTAGGCGACACCGTGTTATCGCTCAAGCCCGTCTCGGATTTCTACGAGAACCATCGCCAAGAGTTCATCGAGAAGGTTCGCCAGCACCAGCATCGTGTCCGTGAGTTCGTGGAACGCAACGGCGTAACCATTCGCGTACTGCACCGACTGCAGAACTTGTTCGATCGTATCCTCAACGCACAGAACGCACGGCCAGCGTTGTTGGCTACCGATCTCTGCATCCCGACTCCCGGGACCCCGTGCTGA